The Enterobacter asburiae sequence TTAGGGGTTATCACACACTCAATGAGACATAACGTGTAAATTTACTTCCTTGTGGATGGCAGCGCAAAGTTCAGCCTCTCCACATTCACTACCTGCTGATCCACCCGGTCAATATCCACCGAGCTCTGCCCTTTCTCATTTACCGCTTTGATGTTAGCCAGCGACAGCAAGGTCTCATCTTTGGCCATAAATTTGCCCCGCACATCTTTACGCAGGTCGAAGTTGATCTTCAGCGCAGGGCCAATAGCCGCTTCCTGCATCACATTGATATTGCGTAAAAAAAGATGCTGCGGTTTATTATGCAGCTCAAGCGTCGCCCGCTTCATCTCAACGTTGGTGATCGCTACAAAGGAGGTCGCGTTACCGGATGAAATCTGTATTCCGCGCAGCTTATACGCAAGCTGACGATTATCGAGGTGAATATTGTTGAGCTTGAAGTTCTGGGGTATGGACAAATAATCACCTTTAATTACCCCATAGCCGATTAACATTCCGGCACTATTGACCATGTCGACATTATCAATAATGAAATTATCACAGCCATAAATGGCGACCGTCGCATTGTCTATACCCGCCTTTTTACTGAAATCGGGGGTAATATTTTTTGCCTTAATATTGCGGATAACAAAGTGTTTGCCGTTCTCAACGTGCACCAGCTGGCGACAGTTGCTGCCGGTGATATTTGCCACCACGAAGTTCTTAACGGTTTGCTTTTCCGGGTAGTCGTTATCGTAGGTACTGCCGGCAAGGCCGATGCCGATGCCCCAGTTGATCTTGCCGTTAGTGCAGTTGATGTTATCGATCACATGATCGGAGATCAGGATATTGCGGTCATTGATGGCCACATTCCACTCGATCGCATCGCCCTGAAGATGGCTGAATTTGCTGTTGGTAATCCGGGCGCCGTCAACCTGATTGTGAAAGCCCTGGCGCAGGATGGCGTAGTTGGCCTGGCTCACACTGATGTTATCAATCAGCAGATTGCGCATCACTCTGGGTTTCTTGCCGCCAATGTAGATCTGGGTCACCGGACCAAACCCGCTCATCGCCAGCCCTTTGATCGCACAGTCCGAGCCGCGAACGTCGAGCGTAATGTTCTCCGTGCGCCCGCCACCTTCACCGATCACTTTGCAGCCTTCCTGTAGCACAAAGCGACCGCGTCCGTTGCCGGTTAACGCTCCGCGGATCAGCAGCGTTTTACCGTCGGGAATGAAAATGCCCGTATTAATGTTTTCACAGGTGAGTCCGGCCGGGACCACGACGGTATCACCGTCCTTAAATGCCTGCTTAAAAGCGGCGATCCAGTCGTTGTTATTGTACTGATTAATGGAGACCGTCTTTCCGCTTGCCGCCCGCGCGATGCGGGACGACAGCAGCGGCGTGGCCGCCAGAACGGAAAGAGAAGAGACAAAAGTGCGTCGGGTAATCTTTTTCAGCATACAACCTCGGCGTTACAGCGTTTGCAGCAGGCTCGCTAACTGGCGGTTAATCACCTGCTGGTTAAAATCGGTTTCAACTTTTTGTCGGGCATTGTGGAGCACGGGCTCCAGCGCCTGCTGGTCGATGTCGCTGAAGGCAGCTAATCGATCCGCAAGGGCCATCGCGTTATTCTCCGGCACCAGCCAGCCGGAATGGTCAGATTTGATCAGCTCAGGGATCCCGCTGTGCAGGGTGGATACCACCGGAATACCCACGGCCATCGCCTCCATCAGCGCCACCGGAATGCCTTCCATATCGCCATCCGCACCCGTGACTGAAGGCAGCAGGAACACGTCGGCCTCGTCGAGCATGGCCTTGACCTCGTGGCTCGGCTTGAAGCCCGGCATCTCCACGACATCGTCCAGTTGATACTGTTCGATAAGCGTGCGCAGACGGCGCTCCCACGGCCCGATGCCGAGAATGCGATAGTGGAACGCTACCCCGCGCGCTTTCAGCTGGCGGCAGGCCTCAATCGCCACGTGCAAACCTTTCTTCTCGGTCAGACGGGCCACGGAGATGATCTGCAGCGGTGTTCCCGGCACCTTAACCGGACGGCGGGTAAAGCGCGTTAAATCCACCCCCATACGCGACACGGCAATCTTCTCTCCCGGGCAGCCCATGCTTTTCAGCCGTCCTGCCCACAGGTCGCTGATGGGAAGCATCATGTCACCGCGGCGGAAAAGCTGCTGATACTCCGGCGTGTAGTGGTTCAGCACCTCGCGGCTGGAAATGTCGATACCGTGGAAAATGGTCGCAATTTTGCCGTCAATCACGCCCAACTCACGCAGTTTCGCGGCAGTAACGCCCGCAGGGCCAAAGTGGGCGATAAACACGTCGGCACGATACGGCTGTGCCGTTTGCCCGCAGATGGCCGACAGGATCAGATTGCGAGATTCCGATCCATAGCGGGAAACGTTCAGCGCCCGCCACGTCGACGCGCGATGGATCCCGCGCAACGTCTGGCTGGCCCGGTAGCGCAGCTTACTCAGCTTACCGGCCGGTTCGTCCTGCAGCCAGCGGGTCTTCGCCTCCAGCCCATACTGGGTATACGCCGCATGGGTATTTTTGGTGTCGCCCTTCTGCAGGGCGACGATCTCCACGTCATATCCCATATCGATAAACGCGGTGATTTGGTTCAGTACAAAGGTCTCAGACGACAGCGGAAATTTCAGTAAGAAGAAACCAACCTTCATTTCCCCTCCCGCACGCGGTCAAGTACCGATTTCACCGTGCCAATGCCCTTCTCTCGCTCGGCTTTCACCGCTACTGCCAGACGCTCGTTGATCGCAGGCAACTGGCCGAGGGTGTCGCCCACCATCGCACCGAGGGATCCGTCCAGCAGATGGCGAATATCCACGGCCATCTCCGGCATGCCAAGCTGCTGCATAATCCCGGCAGACTTGTGCTCATAGTTAATCGCGATGGCTGGGGTACCGAAGTTCATGGAGATAATCGCTGAGTGCAGACGGGTGCCGACGGTCAGGTCGCAGGCTGCGAGCAGCTTGCCCATCTCCAGGTCATTCAGCTCGTCCATCACCACGTGGTAGCGGGACGGGTCGTTCACCAGGTTGCGCAGGTTCAGCGCTACCATGCGGTCGTCTTTGTTGTAGCTGTCGATCCCGGTACAGGTTGAGAGCGCCAGCACCTGGTAACCGCT is a genomic window containing:
- the wcaL gene encoding colanic acid biosynthesis glycosyltransferase WcaL; the encoded protein is MKVGFFLLKFPLSSETFVLNQITAFIDMGYDVEIVALQKGDTKNTHAAYTQYGLEAKTRWLQDEPAGKLSKLRYRASQTLRGIHRASTWRALNVSRYGSESRNLILSAICGQTAQPYRADVFIAHFGPAGVTAAKLRELGVIDGKIATIFHGIDISSREVLNHYTPEYQQLFRRGDMMLPISDLWAGRLKSMGCPGEKIAVSRMGVDLTRFTRRPVKVPGTPLQIISVARLTEKKGLHVAIEACRQLKARGVAFHYRILGIGPWERRLRTLIEQYQLDDVVEMPGFKPSHEVKAMLDEADVFLLPSVTGADGDMEGIPVALMEAMAVGIPVVSTLHSGIPELIKSDHSGWLVPENNAMALADRLAAFSDIDQQALEPVLHNARQKVETDFNQQVINRQLASLLQTL
- the wcaM gene encoding colanic acid biosynthesis protein WcaM, whose product is MLKKITRRTFVSSLSVLAATPLLSSRIARAASGKTVSINQYNNNDWIAAFKQAFKDGDTVVVPAGLTCENINTGIFIPDGKTLLIRGALTGNGRGRFVLQEGCKVIGEGGGRTENITLDVRGSDCAIKGLAMSGFGPVTQIYIGGKKPRVMRNLLIDNISVSQANYAILRQGFHNQVDGARITNSKFSHLQGDAIEWNVAINDRNILISDHVIDNINCTNGKINWGIGIGLAGSTYDNDYPEKQTVKNFVVANITGSNCRQLVHVENGKHFVIRNIKAKNITPDFSKKAGIDNATVAIYGCDNFIIDNVDMVNSAGMLIGYGVIKGDYLSIPQNFKLNNIHLDNRQLAYKLRGIQISSGNATSFVAITNVEMKRATLELHNKPQHLFLRNINVMQEAAIGPALKINFDLRKDVRGKFMAKDETLLSLANIKAVNEKGQSSVDIDRVDQQVVNVERLNFALPSTRK